One segment of Triticum aestivum cultivar Chinese Spring chromosome 2A, IWGSC CS RefSeq v2.1, whole genome shotgun sequence DNA contains the following:
- the LOC123191226 gene encoding transportin-1, protein MATAAVATGAAALWQPQEEGLREICAVLEAHISPNSDQARIWQQLQHYAQFPDFNNYLVFLLARGQGKSFEVRQAAGLLLKNNLRAAFVSMPPSSQQYIKSELLPCIGATNRAIRSTVGTVISVLFQIVGVTGWIELFQALHQCLDSNDLDHMEGAMDAIYKICEDVPEELDVDVPGLSERPINVFMPRMLQFFQSPHASLRKLSLGCINQYIVVMPSALYMAMDQYLQGLFVLVKDPSADVRKLVCSAWVQLVEVRPSILEPHLKNVTELILQANKDSDDEVALEACEFWSAYCDVSMPPEGLREFLPRLIPTLVSNMVYTDDDESLADAEEDESFPDRDQDLKPRFHASRLHGSENGEDDDDDDAVNAWNLRKCSAAGLDVLSNVFGDDILPTLMPLIQQNLARTDDESWKEREAAVLSIGAIAEGCITGLYPHLPQMVAFLIPLLDDKFPLIRSITCWTLSRYSKFIVQSLGHPNGREQFDKILMGLLRRILDTNKRVQEAACSAFATLEEEAAEELVPRLEVILQHLMCAYGKYQRRNLRILYDALGTLADAVGAELNQAKYLDIFMPPLIAKWQQLPNSDKDLFPLLECFTSIAQALGPGFSQFAEPVFVRCISLIQTQQLAKVDPAAAGALYDKEFIVCALDLLSGLTEGLGGGIESLVAQSNLRDLLLQCCVDEAPDVRQSALALLGDISRVCPIHLQPRLQEFLTAAAKQLTPQSVKDAVSVANNACWAIGELAIKIGKEISPVVISVVSCLVPILTTPESLNKSLIENSAITLGRLSWVCPDIVAPHMEHFMQAWCNALCMIRDDFEKEDAFHGLCAMVAANPTGAVSSLAHVCQACASWNEIKSEGLHNEVSQILNGYKQMLGAAGWEQCMSTLEPAVVQRLARYGV, encoded by the exons ATGGCGACCGCGGCGGTGGcgaccggggcggcggcgctgtGGCAGCCGCAGGAGGAGGGGCTGCGCGAGATCTGCGCGGTGCTGGAGGCGCACATCTCCCCCAACTCGGACCAGGCCCGCATCTGGCAGCAGCTCCAGCACTACGCCCAGTTCCCCGACTTCAACAACtacctcgtcttcctcctcgcccgcGGACAG GGAAAATCTTTTGAAGTACGGCAAGCTGCCGGTCTTCTATTGAAAAATAATCTGCGAGCGGCTTTCGTTTCCATGCCTCCATCATCTCAGCAATACATCAAATCCGAGTTGTTGCCATGTATAGGGGCAACTAACAGGGCAATTAGGTCCACAGTTGGAACTGTTATCAGTGTACTCTTTCAAATAGTTGGAGTCACTGGATGGATCGAGTTGTTTCAGGCTCTACATCAATGTTTGGACAGTAATGATCTGGATCATATGGAAGGTGCTATGGATGCTATCTACAAG ATATGTGAAGATGTTCCTGAAGAGCTTGATGTCGATGTTCCTGGCTTGTCCGAACGACCAATTAATGTATTCATGCCACGGATGCTGCAG TTTTTCCAGTCCCCCCATGCAAGTCTTCGAAAACTATCACTGGGCTGTATCAACCAGTATATCGTGGTGATGCCATCG GCATTGTATATGGCCATGGATCAGTACCTGCAGGGCTTATTCGTCCTTGTGAAGGATCCTTCAGCGGACGTCCGGAAACTG GTTTGCTCGGCCTGGGTTCAGCTCGTTGAAGTGCGGCCATCCATTTTGGAG ccacatttgaaaaatgttactgAATTGATCCTGCAAGCTAACAAAGATTCGGATGATGAAGTTGCTCTGGAGGCTTGTGAATTCTG GTCAGCGTATTGTGATGTTAGCATGCCCCCTGAAGGACTGCGGGAGTTCTTGCCACGCTTAATACCA ACTTTGGTGTCAAATATGGTCTACACTGACGATGATGAATCACTCGCTGATGCTGAG GAAGACGAATCCTTTCCGGACAGGGACCAG GATTTGAAGCCCCGTTTCCATGCCTCTCGATTGCATGGATCTGAAAATGGAGAAGATGAT GATGATGATGATGCTGTAAATGCTTGGAACTTGCGGAAATGTAGTGCTGCTGGGTTGGATGTCCTTTCTAATGTTTTTGGAGACGACATTCTGCCGACTTTAATGCCTTTGATTCAG CAAAATTTGGCTCGGACAGATGATGAGTCCTGGAAGGAGCGGGAAGCTGCTGTTTTATCGATTGGTGCTATAGCAGAGGGATGCATCACTGGGTTATATCCCCACCTTCCACAG ATGGTTGCCTTCCTAATCCCACTTCTTGATGATAAGTTTCCTCTTATTCGGAGTATTACTTGCTGGACCCTATCCCGATACAGCAAGTTCATTGTTCAG AGCCTTGGCCATCCAAATGGCCGCGAACAATTTGATAAGATCCTCATGGGTTTGCTCAGAAGGATATTGGATACTAACAAAAGAGTGCAGGAGGCTGCCTGTTCTGCATTTGCAACGCTTGAAGAG GAGGCAGCAGAAGAACTAGTACCACGACTGGAAGTCATTTTGCAGCACCTTATGTGTGCATATGGAAAATACCAG AGGCGGAACCTTAGGATACTCTATGACGCTCTTGGTACCCTTGCTGATGCTGTTGGAGCAGAGCTAAACCAG GCAAAATATCTTGATATATTTATGCCGCCATTAATTGCGAAGTGGCAGCAACTTCCCAACTCTGACAAGGATCTATTTCCGCTGCTTGAATGCTTTACATCTATCGCACAG GCACTGggaccaggattttctcagtttgCTGAGCCAGTGTTTGTGAGGTGCATCAGTCTTATCCAAACCCAGCAGTTGGCAAAG GTTGATCCTGCTGCGGCAGGTGCGTTGTATGATAAAGAGTTCATTGTCTGTGCATTGGACCTGTTGTCTGGGCTTACAGAAGGACTTGGTGGCGGTATAGAAAGCCTG GTTGCGCAAAGCAACTTGAGAGATCTACTTCTGCAATGCTGCGTGGATGAGGCACCTGATGTTCGACAAAGTGCTCTGGCCCTTCTCGGCGACATTTCTAGG GTCTGCCCTATACATCTTCAGCCACGGCTCCAAGAATTCCTTACTGCTGCAGCAAAGCAATTG ACTCCACAATCTGTGAAGGATGCTGTGTCAGTTGCTAACAATGCTTGTTGGGCCATTGGAGAATTAGCAATCAAG ATTGGCAAAGAAATTTCACCTGTGGTCATCAGTGTTGTTTCATGCTTGGTTCCTATTCTAACAACCCCAGAG AGCTTGAATAAGTCACTCATTGAAAATAGTGCAATCACTCTCGGGAGGCTTTCATGGGTCTGTCCAGACATTGTGGCCCCTCATATGGAGCATTTCATGCAAGCCTGGTGCAACGCCTTGTGCAT GATAAGAGATGATTTCGAGAAAGAGGATGCGTTCCATGGTCTTTGCGCAATG GTGGCAGCAAACCCCACAGGGGCTGTGAGCTCACTAGCCCACGTATGCCAGGCCTGTGCAAGTTGGAAT GAGATAAAAAGCGAAGGTTTGCACAATGAAGTGTCCCAGATTTTGAATGGCTACAAGCAG ATGCTCGGAGCTGCCGGCTGGGAACAGTGCATGTCCACCCTGGAACCAGCAGTGGTGCAGAGATTAGCGAGATACGGGGTCTGA